One part of the Aliivibrio fischeri ATCC 7744 = JCM 18803 = DSM 507 genome encodes these proteins:
- the yidD gene encoding membrane protein insertion efficiency factor YidD, whose product MASPVSPFSWIAIGLIRFYQLVISPMIGPRCRFTPTCSHYAIEALKSHGLVKGCWLSGKRLLKCHPLNDGGYDPVPPKQHKDREQ is encoded by the coding sequence ATGGCATCGCCTGTCTCGCCCTTCTCGTGGATAGCAATCGGTCTCATCCGTTTTTATCAACTCGTCATCAGTCCAATGATTGGACCTCGCTGTCGATTTACTCCAACGTGTTCACATTATGCAATTGAAGCACTAAAGTCACACGGTTTAGTAAAAGGGTGTTGGCTATCTGGCAAACGTCTATTAAAATGTCATCCTTTGAATGATGGGGGCTATGACCCCGTCCCACCCAAGCAGCATAAAGACAGAGAACAATAA